A genomic segment from Lignipirellula cremea encodes:
- the pgi gene encoding glucose-6-phosphate isomerase: MNPLPQPLTQRPAWKALVEHAAKQGDAHLRDLFAADPDRGQRLTADAVGVYLDYSKNRITDETLTRLVDLAEEAHLPARIAAMFRGEKINVTEGRAVLHTALRAPADAVIEVDGENVVPAVHAVLDQMGKFAESVRSGQWRGHTGQPIRNVVNVGIGGSDLGPVMAHEALRFYAQRDLTMRYVSNVDGTDFAEAVRDLNPAETLFIVASKTFTTVETLTNAHSARSWLLETLKDEQAVARHFVALSTNEAKVREFGIDPANMFEFWDWVGGRYSMDSAIGLSTMIAIGPENFADLLAGFHAMDEHFRTAPLRENLPALMGLLGVWNTNFLGAETVAVLPYSQYLKRFPAYLQQLTMESNGKRVTLSGAEVDYSTGAIFWGEPGTNGQHSFYQLIHQGTRLIACDFIGFVNSLNPIGRHHDLLMANLFAQTEALAFGKTPDEVAADGASPELVAPRTFPGNRPTNTLLLDRMTPAALGKLVALYEHAVFTQSVIWNINAFDQWGVELGKALAQKITVELESEEPPAADHDSSTNALIARYRQQRGRRV; this comes from the coding sequence ATGAATCCCTTGCCGCAACCGTTGACGCAGCGTCCCGCCTGGAAAGCCCTTGTCGAACATGCCGCCAAGCAGGGCGACGCCCACCTGCGCGACCTGTTTGCCGCCGATCCTGATCGAGGTCAGCGTTTGACGGCCGACGCGGTGGGCGTGTACCTGGATTATTCCAAGAACCGCATCACCGACGAAACGCTGACGCGACTGGTCGACCTCGCTGAGGAAGCCCATCTGCCGGCGCGAATTGCGGCCATGTTCCGGGGCGAAAAGATCAACGTCACCGAAGGCCGCGCGGTGCTGCACACGGCGCTCCGGGCGCCGGCGGATGCGGTCATCGAAGTCGACGGCGAGAACGTTGTCCCCGCCGTGCATGCGGTGCTGGACCAGATGGGCAAATTCGCCGAGTCGGTGCGGTCCGGCCAGTGGCGGGGTCATACAGGCCAGCCGATCAGGAACGTCGTCAACGTTGGAATCGGCGGCTCCGACCTGGGCCCCGTCATGGCGCACGAAGCCTTGCGGTTCTATGCCCAGCGCGATCTGACGATGCGTTACGTTTCCAACGTCGACGGGACCGACTTCGCCGAGGCCGTGCGCGACCTGAATCCGGCGGAGACGCTGTTCATTGTCGCCTCCAAGACATTCACCACGGTCGAAACGCTGACCAACGCCCACTCGGCCCGCAGCTGGCTGCTGGAAACGCTGAAAGACGAACAAGCCGTCGCCCGGCACTTTGTGGCGTTGTCGACCAACGAAGCCAAGGTGCGCGAGTTCGGCATTGATCCGGCCAACATGTTCGAGTTCTGGGACTGGGTCGGAGGGCGATATTCGATGGATTCGGCCATCGGTCTGTCGACGATGATCGCCATTGGCCCGGAGAACTTCGCCGATCTGCTGGCCGGCTTCCACGCCATGGACGAGCACTTCCGCACCGCTCCGCTGCGCGAGAACCTGCCGGCGCTGATGGGCCTGCTGGGCGTGTGGAACACCAACTTCCTGGGCGCTGAAACGGTCGCCGTCCTGCCGTACTCGCAGTATCTCAAACGCTTCCCGGCTTATCTGCAGCAGCTGACGATGGAAAGCAACGGCAAGCGGGTGACGCTCTCTGGCGCCGAAGTGGACTACTCCACCGGAGCCATTTTCTGGGGCGAGCCCGGCACCAATGGCCAGCATTCTTTTTACCAGCTGATCCATCAGGGAACGCGGCTGATTGCCTGCGACTTCATCGGTTTTGTGAACAGCCTGAACCCGATCGGCCGGCATCATGATCTGCTGATGGCGAATCTTTTCGCCCAGACTGAAGCCCTGGCGTTTGGCAAAACGCCGGACGAAGTGGCCGCCGATGGAGCCTCGCCGGAACTGGTGGCGCCGCGAACGTTCCCCGGCAACCGGCCGACCAACACGCTGCTGCTGGATCGAATGACGCCCGCCGCTTTGGGAAAACTGGTGGCGTTGTATGAACACGCGGTCTTCACGCAAAGCGTGATCTGGAATATCAACGCTTTTGACCAGTGGGGCGTGGAGCTGGGAAAAGCGCTGGCCCAGAAGATCACGGTCGAGCTGGAATCCGAGGAGCCGCCGGCCGCGGACCACGACAGTTCCACGAACGCCCTGATCGCCCGGTATCGCCAGCAACGCGGACGTCGCGTGTGA
- a CDS encoding DUF1444 family protein, which translates to MGVTLFFAGQLRDQEAVKQVIAAARAYAAHMDWAAESLDTPSGVLRRLAGPHEPLDVQTTSIRSAQQRFENLYQGPVSGVAIYPHPDCEPIRLEFDADGYIQQGVKTQFAGPECHIELVALLQEIAPYFERFSVSDEGGYWESLDPEVLRSQFELAQSALTVLAEQDPHGRFHVADEEGRLVDFVDSQGQEVNVSVLPPGSETEHPLSRELAELMERAEADDPIALRELAVRTRTGVGVNEDPERAFALLRRAATLGDLDAQAMLGVCYRYGEGVDSNEGTALYWFRKTAESGNPLGQFMLGDCYKMGVGVGQDYTAAAKWFQKAAMQELADAQFSLGVCYYRGQGVPQDNAQAVAWLRKAADQGQGYAMNLLGECYRTGQGVETDREMAAQWYQLAAEQENPHAQFHLAEAHRTGQGAVLDYAAALRYYQLAAAQGHQGAINAVAGEYDLSEIEELDFGQVEADAEAGQPHALFLLGQCYYSNQYVPQNMSRAVEYWIQAAEQGHVDAMLMLSYCYRDGDGVEQNPAQATYWRGKAADLGHAGAILDQAFEEYFHPGGQDAQAAEKFREAAVRGNGQACNMLGECLLHGIGVEPHEEEAVSWFRRAAERSFVPGLVNLGDCLRAGWGAEQDECEAYRCYQKAATLDEENGLARSRLGDCCLEGLGVVQDFNKAIKWFQEAIALDLPDDGYSHLQLGRCYELFLDDLPDYAQAVVHYEQAVEAGSLTAAACLGRCFLHGLGVPQDPERAVELFTQSTAGDDPTAACELGCCHEYGVGVDIHWEQAVSCYRLAADNEMPHGMALLALAHLRGHLLPRDLEQAQQLLSAAADLDLNLAQWERGYCFALGLGVDADPLQAERCWNSAASDSLARPAPEAVEELRANPSPPPSSVEWIRSQAEQGVAWALNNLGVFFQEGYGVAADYPQAFACFTQAAEQGLAEAQDNLGNCYESGFGAEPQFALAEKWYRAAAEQGCASAQNSVGYFYYFGRVYEQDHAVALEWYRRAAAQGDGFAANRIGRMYETGHGVGQDYDEALAWRRKALDLGCEDAAAAVRRLEATLKANATDADRFAMLVMDALRDRGELRQVRYDREHFRLYPDGDEELLYINLDNFYREYTDSDDEHKNRVIERVARSWTAGETDIPATFEEVAPDLLPAVRPLSYFEFIQLNLRLEEAGSDAGWPHQVVGEHLGVGLVYDQQETMHFISDTHLQQWGVTAYEAFESALSNLRDLGEPIFAQPRPGVYLADCRDSYDASRIVLQDAIAELAVAGAPIAMLPNRETLAITGSQDEEGLGLLVELAGEATLNGRLIAELAFTLEEGQWTAWLPHVDSPLYHHFKRLQVRYFDRNYREQLDLFRQLAEQSGATRNAARFEFRLDQESQSLTSYCLWIEGAEQWLPEVDEVVFVGMVDGQPQVRGRCAWQRLEAGLEAVLAGLAEPQECYPPRLRTLGYPTEEQFETLALSPAPQQLAQVTVDDFATAETSEEGLPLLSTKRCGLFGHPEFVLPAALPAEQLLASLPAHASPPTDEAEVELSPLESLIEFLAIGENMVASGASFQAGQTLQFSWVILRVEKFDAVRLTIFEPDMKSWPIAYVPGVAQSLAQSALQAAALATLGLEANEAETPHMRQAVLAYGAHQTAKNWRLFRVDPNDEGDSGWRFECHDDPDALAAITEPETLSLYEMFVGRPEIVPFLNLPGDSDIQFQNGQLHQVSVHGEVIPLAADSFLRQP; encoded by the coding sequence ATGGGCGTGACGCTATTTTTTGCCGGTCAACTTCGCGACCAGGAAGCAGTCAAGCAGGTCATTGCCGCTGCGCGCGCCTATGCAGCGCACATGGATTGGGCCGCGGAATCCCTGGATACGCCCTCAGGCGTGCTGCGACGACTGGCAGGTCCGCATGAACCGCTCGACGTGCAAACGACCTCGATTCGGTCCGCCCAGCAGCGATTTGAGAATCTGTATCAGGGGCCCGTGTCAGGGGTGGCGATCTACCCGCACCCCGACTGTGAACCGATCCGGCTGGAGTTCGACGCTGACGGTTATATCCAGCAGGGAGTCAAAACCCAGTTTGCCGGACCCGAGTGCCATATCGAACTGGTCGCGCTCCTGCAGGAGATCGCGCCGTACTTCGAACGTTTTAGCGTCTCCGATGAAGGCGGCTACTGGGAATCGCTCGACCCCGAGGTGTTGCGATCGCAATTCGAACTGGCCCAGTCCGCCCTGACGGTGCTTGCCGAACAGGATCCCCATGGCCGGTTCCACGTCGCTGATGAAGAGGGCCGGCTCGTGGATTTTGTCGACTCGCAGGGACAAGAGGTCAACGTGAGCGTGTTGCCGCCCGGTTCCGAAACCGAACATCCTCTGTCGCGCGAACTGGCCGAGCTGATGGAGCGGGCCGAAGCCGATGATCCGATCGCCCTGCGGGAACTGGCCGTGCGCACCCGCACCGGTGTGGGAGTGAACGAAGATCCCGAAAGGGCATTCGCCTTGCTGCGGCGAGCCGCCACCCTGGGAGACCTCGACGCACAGGCCATGCTGGGCGTTTGCTATCGTTACGGCGAAGGCGTCGATTCCAACGAAGGCACTGCTTTGTACTGGTTCCGCAAGACGGCCGAGAGCGGGAATCCCCTGGGCCAGTTCATGCTGGGCGACTGCTATAAAATGGGCGTCGGCGTCGGCCAGGACTACACCGCTGCGGCCAAATGGTTCCAGAAGGCCGCCATGCAGGAACTGGCCGACGCCCAATTTTCGCTCGGCGTTTGCTACTACCGCGGCCAGGGCGTGCCCCAGGATAACGCCCAGGCGGTCGCCTGGTTACGCAAAGCTGCCGACCAGGGCCAGGGCTACGCCATGAATCTGCTGGGCGAATGCTATCGCACCGGGCAGGGAGTGGAGACGGACCGGGAAATGGCGGCCCAGTGGTATCAACTGGCGGCGGAGCAGGAAAATCCTCACGCCCAGTTCCATCTGGCCGAAGCCCATCGCACGGGCCAGGGCGCCGTGCTCGATTACGCGGCCGCACTGCGCTACTATCAGCTGGCTGCCGCCCAGGGGCATCAGGGAGCCATTAACGCTGTGGCGGGCGAGTACGACCTGTCGGAGATCGAAGAGCTCGACTTTGGCCAGGTGGAAGCCGACGCCGAAGCCGGCCAGCCGCATGCTTTGTTCCTCCTGGGGCAGTGTTACTACAGTAACCAGTACGTGCCGCAAAACATGAGTCGGGCCGTCGAGTACTGGATCCAGGCCGCCGAGCAAGGACATGTCGACGCCATGCTCATGCTTTCCTACTGCTACCGCGACGGCGACGGGGTCGAACAGAACCCGGCGCAAGCGACCTACTGGCGCGGCAAGGCGGCCGATCTGGGGCATGCGGGAGCTATCCTGGACCAGGCGTTTGAGGAGTACTTTCATCCGGGCGGCCAGGACGCCCAGGCGGCGGAAAAGTTTCGCGAGGCGGCCGTTCGCGGCAACGGTCAGGCCTGCAACATGCTGGGCGAATGCCTGCTGCATGGCATTGGCGTCGAGCCCCACGAAGAGGAGGCGGTCTCCTGGTTCCGCCGCGCCGCTGAGCGATCGTTCGTCCCGGGACTGGTCAACCTGGGCGACTGCCTGCGGGCGGGCTGGGGCGCCGAGCAGGACGAGTGCGAAGCTTACCGCTGCTATCAAAAAGCGGCCACCCTCGACGAAGAAAACGGCCTGGCCCGCAGCCGACTGGGCGACTGCTGCCTGGAAGGGCTGGGCGTCGTTCAGGATTTCAACAAGGCGATCAAATGGTTTCAGGAAGCAATCGCCCTGGACTTGCCCGACGACGGCTACTCCCATCTGCAGCTGGGCCGTTGCTACGAATTGTTCCTGGACGACCTGCCCGACTATGCCCAGGCGGTCGTGCATTATGAGCAAGCGGTGGAGGCCGGTTCGCTGACGGCGGCGGCCTGCCTGGGACGCTGCTTTTTGCACGGCCTGGGCGTTCCGCAGGATCCCGAACGGGCCGTGGAACTGTTCACCCAGTCCACTGCCGGCGACGATCCGACCGCGGCTTGCGAGCTGGGTTGCTGCCACGAATACGGCGTTGGCGTCGACATCCACTGGGAGCAGGCCGTCTCCTGTTACCGCCTGGCAGCCGACAATGAAATGCCGCATGGGATGGCGCTGCTCGCCCTGGCCCATCTCCGAGGGCATCTGCTGCCGCGGGATCTGGAACAAGCCCAGCAACTGCTAAGTGCGGCGGCGGACCTTGACCTGAACCTGGCCCAATGGGAACGGGGATACTGCTTTGCGCTAGGACTGGGAGTCGACGCGGACCCGCTGCAGGCGGAAAGATGCTGGAACAGCGCTGCTTCTGATAGCCTTGCCAGGCCGGCTCCCGAGGCCGTGGAAGAACTGCGAGCGAATCCCAGCCCGCCGCCTTCTTCGGTCGAATGGATCCGTTCGCAGGCCGAGCAGGGCGTCGCCTGGGCGTTGAACAACCTGGGCGTTTTCTTCCAGGAAGGCTATGGCGTGGCGGCCGACTATCCCCAGGCTTTCGCCTGCTTCACTCAGGCGGCGGAGCAAGGCCTGGCCGAGGCGCAGGATAATCTGGGTAACTGCTACGAGTCAGGCTTCGGTGCGGAGCCGCAGTTTGCGCTGGCGGAAAAATGGTATCGGGCCGCCGCCGAACAGGGCTGCGCGAGTGCGCAGAATTCGGTCGGTTACTTCTACTACTTCGGCCGTGTCTATGAGCAGGACCATGCCGTGGCGCTGGAGTGGTATCGCCGCGCGGCTGCCCAGGGGGACGGCTTTGCCGCCAACCGGATTGGCCGCATGTACGAGACGGGCCACGGCGTTGGCCAGGACTACGATGAGGCTCTTGCCTGGCGCCGCAAGGCGCTGGATCTGGGATGCGAGGATGCGGCCGCTGCAGTGCGGCGACTGGAAGCGACCCTCAAAGCTAACGCCACCGACGCCGACCGCTTCGCCATGCTGGTGATGGATGCCCTGCGCGACCGCGGCGAACTCCGCCAGGTGCGGTACGACCGGGAGCATTTTCGCCTTTATCCCGACGGCGACGAAGAACTGCTATATATCAACCTGGATAACTTTTATCGCGAGTACACCGACTCCGACGACGAGCATAAAAACCGCGTGATTGAACGGGTGGCGCGGAGCTGGACCGCCGGGGAAACCGACATCCCGGCTACCTTTGAAGAGGTCGCTCCCGATCTGTTGCCGGCCGTGCGTCCGCTTTCTTACTTTGAGTTCATCCAGCTGAATCTGCGGCTGGAAGAAGCGGGCTCCGACGCCGGCTGGCCGCACCAGGTGGTGGGCGAACACCTGGGCGTTGGTCTGGTCTACGACCAGCAGGAAACGATGCACTTCATCAGCGACACGCACCTGCAGCAGTGGGGCGTGACGGCCTATGAAGCGTTTGAATCGGCGTTGTCGAATCTTCGCGACCTGGGCGAGCCGATCTTTGCCCAGCCGCGGCCCGGCGTGTATCTGGCCGACTGTCGCGACAGCTACGATGCGTCGCGGATCGTTCTGCAGGACGCCATCGCCGAACTAGCGGTGGCCGGCGCGCCAATCGCCATGCTGCCCAATCGCGAAACGCTGGCGATCACGGGCTCGCAGGATGAAGAGGGGCTGGGGCTGCTGGTGGAACTGGCCGGCGAGGCGACCCTCAACGGCCGGTTGATTGCGGAACTCGCCTTTACGCTGGAGGAAGGCCAGTGGACCGCCTGGCTGCCGCATGTCGATAGCCCGTTGTATCACCATTTCAAACGCCTGCAGGTGCGCTATTTTGACCGGAATTACCGCGAGCAGTTGGATCTGTTCCGGCAACTGGCGGAACAGTCCGGCGCCACGCGCAACGCCGCCCGGTTTGAGTTCCGGCTGGATCAGGAGTCCCAGTCGCTGACCAGCTATTGCTTGTGGATCGAAGGGGCTGAGCAATGGCTGCCGGAGGTCGACGAGGTGGTGTTCGTCGGCATGGTCGACGGCCAGCCCCAGGTGCGCGGCCGTTGCGCCTGGCAGCGTCTGGAAGCCGGACTGGAAGCGGTTCTGGCAGGGCTGGCGGAGCCGCAGGAATGTTATCCGCCGCGCCTGCGAACGCTCGGCTATCCGACAGAAGAGCAATTTGAAACGCTTGCACTGTCGCCAGCGCCGCAGCAGCTGGCGCAGGTCACGGTCGACGATTTCGCTACGGCCGAGACCAGCGAGGAAGGCCTGCCGCTGCTCAGCACCAAACGCTGCGGCCTGTTCGGGCACCCGGAATTCGTCCTCCCGGCGGCCCTCCCGGCAGAGCAATTGCTGGCGTCCCTGCCTGCCCACGCCTCGCCTCCGACCGACGAAGCGGAGGTTGAACTTTCGCCGCTGGAATCGCTGATTGAATTCCTGGCGATCGGCGAGAACATGGTCGCTTCCGGAGCCTCTTTCCAGGCCGGCCAGACGCTGCAGTTCAGCTGGGTCATTTTGCGGGTGGAAAAATTTGACGCCGTGCGGCTCACGATTTTTGAGCCTGACATGAAAAGCTGGCCGATTGCGTATGTTCCCGGCGTCGCCCAGAGTCTGGCCCAGTCCGCCCTGCAGGCAGCCGCCCTGGCGACGCTCGGCCTGGAAGCGAACGAAGCCGAAACACCCCACATGCGACAGGCCGTGCTGGCATACGGCGCGCATCAGACGGCGAAGAACTGGCGCCTGTTTCGCGTCGATCCCAACGACGAAGGGGACAGCGGCTGGCGGTTTGAATGCCACGACGATCCCGATGCACTGGCCGCCATCACGGAGCCTGAAACGCTGTCGCTTTACGAAATGTTCGTCGGCAGGCCGGAAATCGTCCCCTTTCTGAACCTGCCGGGCGACAGCGACATTCAATTCCAGAACGGCCAGCTACACCAGGTCTCCGTCCATGGCGAAGTGATTCCGCTTGCCGCCGACAGCTTTCTCCGGCAACCGTAA
- a CDS encoding outer membrane protein assembly factor BamB family protein: protein MLRNSSKYLPVAALAVIFCCVCPSAQAENWPGWRGLDGNGVSHETNVPTQWDAVKNENIAWKTELPGDGYSSPVVWEDRVFVTSCKLETEERVLTCLDRLTGEILWNRTVLKSPLESKHSQNSYASGTPVTDGKTVFVSFLEVDGKEVPAPNVGKSRNITPGRMAVAAYDFDGKLKWLKYPGPFVSAHGFSSCPVLYKNMVIVNGDHDGKSYVVALDQETGEEIWKTPREYGIRSYVTPMIREIEGRTQMVFSGSKRVVSLDPNNGEVHWKIEGPTEQFVASMVYDDGLFYMSAGFPTHHVMAIDPTGSGDVTDTHVVWHETNAKCYVPSPVVVGDYLLVADDRGTGNCYNKKTGERLWQERLAPHYHASLVAAQGLAYFVDDDGLTKVVKPGPELEVVAENPLGEFCSSSPAISQGQIFLRGEKHLFCIGKSADSK from the coding sequence GTGTTGCGAAACTCTTCAAAGTATCTTCCCGTCGCTGCGCTGGCGGTCATTTTTTGCTGCGTCTGTCCGTCGGCCCAGGCGGAGAACTGGCCCGGCTGGCGCGGCCTGGACGGCAACGGGGTGAGCCACGAGACCAACGTGCCGACCCAGTGGGACGCCGTGAAGAATGAGAACATCGCCTGGAAGACCGAGCTCCCCGGCGACGGCTACTCCTCCCCGGTGGTCTGGGAAGACCGCGTGTTCGTGACCTCGTGCAAACTGGAAACCGAAGAACGGGTGCTCACCTGCCTGGACCGTCTCACCGGCGAGATCCTGTGGAACCGCACGGTGCTGAAGTCGCCGTTGGAATCCAAGCACTCGCAAAACTCGTACGCCTCCGGCACGCCGGTGACCGACGGCAAAACAGTATTCGTCTCCTTTCTGGAAGTCGACGGCAAAGAAGTGCCCGCTCCCAATGTGGGCAAGTCTCGCAACATTACTCCCGGCCGGATGGCGGTCGCCGCCTACGATTTCGACGGCAAGCTGAAGTGGCTCAAGTACCCCGGGCCGTTCGTTAGCGCCCATGGCTTCAGCAGTTGCCCCGTGCTGTACAAGAACATGGTAATCGTCAACGGTGATCATGACGGCAAGTCGTACGTCGTGGCGCTCGACCAGGAGACGGGGGAAGAAATCTGGAAAACGCCGCGTGAATACGGCATTCGCAGCTATGTCACCCCGATGATTCGCGAGATCGAAGGCCGCACGCAGATGGTGTTCTCCGGCAGCAAGCGGGTCGTCAGCCTCGACCCGAATAACGGCGAAGTGCACTGGAAAATTGAAGGCCCGACGGAGCAGTTTGTCGCCTCGATGGTGTACGACGACGGCCTGTTTTATATGTCGGCCGGCTTCCCCACTCATCATGTGATGGCGATCGACCCGACTGGCTCCGGCGACGTGACCGATACGCATGTTGTCTGGCATGAAACCAATGCCAAATGCTACGTGCCGTCGCCGGTCGTGGTGGGCGATTACCTGCTGGTCGCCGACGATCGCGGCACGGGCAACTGCTATAACAAGAAAACCGGCGAACGTCTGTGGCAAGAACGGCTGGCGCCGCACTACCACGCCTCGCTGGTCGCAGCGCAAGGGCTGGCCTACTTTGTTGACGACGACGGCCTGACCAAAGTGGTGAAGCCGGGACCGGAACTCGAAGTCGTCGCCGAGAACCCACTGGGCGAGTTCTGCTCGTCATCGCCCGCCATCTCGCAGGGACAAATCTTCCTGCGCGGCGAGAAGCACCTGTTCTGTATCGGCAAGAGCGCCGACAGCAAATAG
- the proS gene encoding proline--tRNA ligase, translating into MAKQPASAITPTRADDYPEWYQQVIKAADLAENSDVRGCMIIKPWGYAIWEHMQQALDKMFKATGHQNAYFPLFIPKRFLEKEAQHVEGFAKECAVVTHSRLELNDEGKLIPAGKLDEELIVRPTSETIIGAAFSRWVQSYRDLPIKLNQWANVVRWEMRTRMFLRTAEFLWQEGHTVHATEEEAQEETRQMLEVYADFAENFMAMPVVKGEKTADERFPGAVATYSIEAMMQDRKALQAGTSHFLGQNFAKAQEIKFQDQNGAEVFAWTTSWGVSTRLVGALLMTHSDDDGLVLPPRLAPQQIVLLPIYRTDEEKSQVLEFCAKVKSELEALVYGGLPLRVEVDDRDLRGGEKNWQQIKRGVPLRAEIGPRDVASDSVFLARRDRGHGKGDKQSLSRADFVGTAVAMLTEMQDGLLAKARQLREDNTRTVTTLDEFRQFFTPENANKPEIHGGFAVCHFSEGDEVQAILKDLKVTPRCIPFDLEQTPGQCVFTGQPTSRRAIFGKSY; encoded by the coding sequence ATGGCGAAACAACCTGCTAGTGCGATTACCCCCACCCGGGCCGATGATTACCCGGAGTGGTACCAGCAAGTCATCAAGGCGGCCGACCTGGCCGAAAACTCCGACGTACGCGGCTGCATGATCATCAAGCCCTGGGGCTACGCGATCTGGGAGCACATGCAGCAAGCCTTGGACAAAATGTTCAAGGCGACCGGCCATCAGAACGCCTATTTCCCGCTGTTTATCCCCAAACGGTTTTTGGAGAAAGAGGCCCAGCACGTCGAAGGTTTCGCCAAAGAGTGCGCCGTGGTGACGCATAGCAGGCTGGAACTCAACGATGAAGGGAAGCTGATCCCGGCCGGCAAGCTCGACGAAGAGCTGATCGTGCGGCCCACCAGCGAAACGATCATTGGCGCCGCTTTCAGCCGCTGGGTGCAGTCGTATCGCGACCTGCCGATCAAGCTTAACCAGTGGGCGAACGTTGTCCGCTGGGAAATGCGCACCCGCATGTTCCTGCGGACGGCCGAGTTCCTGTGGCAGGAAGGCCATACCGTCCACGCCACCGAAGAAGAGGCCCAGGAAGAAACGCGGCAAATGCTCGAAGTTTACGCCGACTTCGCCGAGAATTTCATGGCGATGCCGGTCGTCAAAGGGGAAAAAACAGCCGACGAGCGGTTCCCTGGCGCCGTCGCCACGTACAGCATCGAAGCGATGATGCAGGACCGCAAAGCGCTCCAGGCCGGCACCTCGCACTTTCTGGGGCAGAACTTCGCTAAAGCCCAGGAGATCAAGTTCCAGGATCAGAACGGCGCCGAGGTTTTCGCCTGGACCACCTCCTGGGGCGTCTCGACCCGTCTGGTCGGCGCCTTGCTGATGACGCATTCCGACGACGACGGGCTGGTGCTGCCGCCTCGGCTGGCTCCCCAGCAAATCGTGCTGCTGCCGATCTATCGCACCGACGAAGAAAAATCCCAGGTGCTGGAGTTCTGCGCCAAGGTCAAGAGCGAGCTGGAAGCCCTGGTCTACGGCGGCCTGCCGCTGCGAGTCGAAGTCGACGATCGCGACCTCCGCGGCGGCGAAAAGAACTGGCAGCAGATCAAACGCGGCGTCCCCCTGCGAGCCGAAATTGGCCCCCGCGACGTGGCCAGCGACAGCGTGTTCCTGGCCCGGCGGGATCGCGGCCATGGCAAAGGAGACAAGCAGTCGCTCAGTCGCGCCGATTTCGTTGGCACGGCCGTCGCCATGCTGACCGAAATGCAGGACGGCCTGCTGGCAAAAGCCCGCCAGCTCCGCGAAGACAACACCCGCACGGTGACCACGCTCGACGAGTTCCGCCAGTTCTTCACCCCCGAGAATGCCAACAAGCCGGAAATCCACGGCGGCTTCGCCGTCTGCCATTTCAGCGAAGGGGACGAAGTCCAGGCGATCCTCAAGGATCTCAAAGTCACGCCGCGCTGCATTCCGTTCGACCTGGAGCAAACGCCCGGCCAGTGTGTCTTCACCGGCCAGCCAACCAGCCGCCGGGCCATTTTCGGCAAATCGTACTAA
- a CDS encoding DUF1559 domain-containing protein, producing the protein MFLQLELAMPALPSPDSPSLVRSRPLRRGFTLVELLVVIAIIGVLVALLLPAVQMAREAARRASCSNNSKQLGLALLNYHDSHRVFPPSAAIEYGSSPWSAMARLLPYVEAENLQSLIDWSQSYGVQGNVTRQRINTYLCPSETSDKERPDGAIVQYPLSYGANMGVWFVFDPTTNTGGDGLIFPNSRTSIADVTDGASQTLAFAEVKAFTVYFRNSANPNTANAPIPAVPADLLPLLGSTRKTSGHTEWVDGRAHQTGFTGVFGPNTLVPYDNSGVIEDVDFNSYREAESNSRMTYAAVTSRSYHPGGVNTTRVDGSVAFVSESIALPIWRATITRDGDENVRE; encoded by the coding sequence ATGTTTCTTCAACTGGAACTAGCGATGCCTGCTCTGCCTTCCCCTGATTCTCCCTCATTGGTTCGGTCCCGTCCCCTGCGACGCGGCTTCACGCTGGTCGAACTGCTCGTGGTGATCGCCATTATCGGCGTCCTGGTCGCCTTGTTGTTGCCGGCCGTGCAAATGGCCCGCGAAGCGGCTCGGCGTGCTTCCTGCTCCAATAATTCGAAACAGCTCGGTCTGGCGCTTTTGAACTACCACGACTCCCATCGGGTGTTCCCGCCTTCGGCCGCGATTGAATACGGCTCCAGCCCCTGGTCGGCCATGGCCCGCTTGCTGCCTTATGTGGAAGCCGAGAATCTGCAGAGCCTGATCGACTGGAGCCAGTCCTACGGCGTGCAAGGAAACGTAACCCGACAACGCATCAACACCTATTTGTGCCCCAGCGAGACAAGCGACAAAGAACGCCCCGACGGCGCCATTGTGCAATATCCGCTGTCGTATGGGGCCAACATGGGCGTCTGGTTTGTCTTCGACCCGACGACCAACACCGGCGGCGACGGGCTGATCTTTCCCAACAGTCGCACCAGCATCGCCGATGTGACCGACGGCGCCAGCCAAACGCTCGCCTTCGCGGAAGTGAAAGCCTTTACTGTTTATTTCCGCAACAGCGCCAATCCCAATACCGCGAATGCCCCCATCCCGGCCGTGCCTGCCGACTTGCTACCCTTGTTGGGCAGCACGCGGAAAACGTCCGGCCACACCGAATGGGTCGACGGACGCGCTCACCAGACCGGATTCACGGGCGTCTTTGGGCCGAACACCCTCGTCCCCTACGACAACTCGGGCGTAATCGAAGACGTCGATTTCAACTCCTATCGCGAAGCCGAATCCAACTCTCGGATGACGTACGCCGCGGTCACTTCGCGCAGCTATCACCCCGGCGGCGTCAACACGACGCGGGTCGACGGCTCGGTCGCCTTTGTCTCCGAGTCGATCGCCTTGCCGATCTGGCGGGCGACCATCACCCGCGATGGGGATGAAAACGTGCGCGAATAG